Proteins from a genomic interval of Phlebotomus papatasi isolate M1 chromosome 3, Ppap_2.1, whole genome shotgun sequence:
- the LOC129805201 gene encoding KRR1 small subunit processome component homolog produces MSGSEDEEQQPTGPIENAWGLKIPEFKPEDNPHGLLEESFFATLFPKYREKYLKECWPLVKKCLEEYQIRAELDLIEGSMTVKTTRKTWDPYIIIKARDMIRLLARSVPFEQAKRVLEDEVGCDVIQIGKICRNREKFVKRRQRLIGPNGATLKSIELLTNCYVMVQGNTVAALGPYRGLQYVRDIVIDTMNNVHPIYNIKALMIKRELAKDPKLKGEDWTRFLPKFRSKNVKRKQPKAKKPKKEYTPFPPPQPESKIDKQLASGEYFLKEDQKRAKRLKEREEKQKVAAKKQEEKRNKDFQPPEEEPAGKKKKLKEQEAKLDVKKLKEKIKKANKNK; encoded by the coding sequence ATTCAAGCCAGAAGACAATCCTCATGGATTGCTGGAGGAGAGCTTCTTTGCCACGCTGTTTCCCAAGTACCGGGAAAAGTATCTGAAGGAATGTTGGCCTCTGGTTAAGAAGTGTCTCGAGGAGTATCAAATTCGAGCTGAATTGGATTTGATTGAGGGCAGTATGACGGTGAAAACTACACGAAAAACCTGGGATCCGTACATCATCATCAAAGCCCGGGATATGATTAGGCTTTTGGCCAGGAGTGTACCTTTTGAGCAAGCCAAGCGCGTGCTAGAGGACGAAGTGGGATGCGATGTCATACAAATTGGGAAGATCTGTCGGAACCGCGAGAAGTTTGTCAAGAGGCGTCAGAGGCTAATTGGGCCAAATGGAGCAACGCTGAAGTCCATTGAACTCCTCACAAATTGCTACGTGATGGTTCAGGGGAATACTGTGGCAGCTCTGGGACCCTACAGAGGCCTCCAGTATGTCCGGGACATTGTTATCGACACAATGAATAACGTCCATCCGATCTACAACATCAAAGCCCTGATGATAAAACGAGAACTGGCCAAAGATCCAAAGCTAAAAGGCGAGGATTGGACGCGTTTCCTGCCTAAATTCCGCAGCAAAAATGTCAAGAGGAAGCAACCGAAGGCAAAGAAACCCAAAAAGGAGTACACACCATTCCCGCCGCCGCAGCCAGAAAGCAAGATTGACAAGCAACTGGCGTCCGGAGAGTACTTCCTCAAGGAGGACCAGAAGCGAGCCAAGAGGCTCAAGGAGCGCGAGGAGAAGCAAAAGGTAGCCGCCAAGAAACAAGAAGAAAAGCGTAACAAGGATTTCCAGCCTCCGGAAGAAGAGCCAGccggaaagaagaaaaaactgaAAGAGCAGGAAGCTAAATTGGATGTGAAGAAGCTCAAGGAGAAGATTAAAAAagctaataaaaataaataa